A genomic segment from [Flavobacterium] thermophilum encodes:
- the ylaN gene encoding Uncharacterized protein conserved in bacteria: MTDESMGYREKAYALLQADAEKIIQLIRVQMDHLTMPQCPLYEEVLDTQMFGLSREIDFAVRLGLVEAKDGKALLDRLERELSALHEAVTKKRVR; this comes from the coding sequence GTGACGGACGAATCGATGGGCTATCGCGAAAAGGCGTACGCGCTGCTGCAAGCCGATGCGGAAAAAATTATTCAGCTCATCCGCGTGCAAATGGATCATTTGACGATGCCGCAATGTCCGCTCTATGAGGAAGTGTTGGACACGCAAATGTTCGGATTGTCGCGGGAAATCGACTTTGCGGTGCGCCTCGGGCTTGTGGAGGCCAAAGACGGAAAGGCGCTCCTTGACCGGCTTGAGCGCGAGCTTTCCGCATTGCATGAAGCAGTGACAAAAAAGCGCGTACGATAA
- the ftsW_1 gene encoding Cell division protein FtsW, with protein MDRQLRKKVLKCYDYPLMAAVIMLSLFGLIMVYSASMVTAVIRFEVPSDYFYERQKHWLIAALAAFAMMAIIPYKVWRKERFVKFVFFASPLMLIAVVFLGHTANNATSWFRVGALSIQPAELAKLGLILYLSAAFANKRKRLAEPVKSNLFPIYYTLFICALIAIQPDFGTAFIVFVIAVCIILSSGLRLTLLFKQLLFFALIAVMLSPLWLPFMGKKIFSGERLSRLYSFLDPFQYADTDGYQLVNSYLAIGIGGLKGLGLGKGIQKYGYLPESHTDFIMAVIAEELGLFGVMFTLGLLAFIVLRGLWIARRSHDAFGSLLAIGISVMIGFQTFINVGGVVGLIPITGVPLPLVSYGGTSLVLTMASLGLLVNISMFAKYEQRYKKAEKTMVSKQKRGLTF; from the coding sequence ATGGATCGACAATTACGGAAGAAAGTGTTGAAATGTTACGATTATCCGCTCATGGCCGCGGTCATTATGCTGTCGTTGTTCGGCCTGATTATGGTGTACAGCGCGAGCATGGTGACGGCCGTCATCCGTTTTGAGGTGCCGAGCGACTATTTTTATGAGCGGCAAAAGCATTGGCTCATCGCCGCGCTCGCTGCCTTTGCCATGATGGCTATTATTCCGTATAAAGTGTGGCGAAAAGAACGATTCGTGAAATTCGTTTTCTTCGCTTCCCCGCTGATGCTGATCGCGGTTGTGTTCCTTGGCCATACGGCCAACAATGCGACAAGCTGGTTTCGCGTTGGGGCGCTTTCCATCCAGCCGGCGGAGCTGGCCAAGCTCGGCTTGATTTTGTACTTGTCGGCGGCGTTTGCCAACAAGCGGAAACGGCTGGCTGAGCCGGTGAAAAGCAATTTATTCCCCATTTACTATACGCTGTTTATTTGTGCGTTGATCGCCATTCAGCCGGACTTCGGCACGGCGTTTATCGTTTTTGTCATCGCGGTGTGCATCATTCTTTCGTCTGGACTGCGCCTCACATTGCTTTTCAAGCAGCTGCTCTTTTTCGCTTTGATCGCCGTGATGCTGTCGCCGCTTTGGCTTCCGTTCATGGGCAAAAAGATTTTTTCGGGCGAACGGTTGTCGCGCCTTTACAGTTTTTTGGATCCGTTTCAATATGCGGATACGGACGGCTATCAGCTCGTCAATTCGTATTTGGCGATCGGGATCGGCGGGCTGAAAGGGCTTGGGCTCGGAAAAGGCATCCAAAAGTACGGCTATTTGCCGGAGTCGCACACCGACTTTATTATGGCCGTCATTGCCGAAGAGCTCGGTTTGTTCGGCGTCATGTTCACGCTTGGGCTATTGGCGTTTATCGTGCTGCGCGGATTGTGGATCGCCCGCCGCTCCCACGATGCGTTTGGGAGCCTGCTTGCGATCGGCATCTCCGTCATGATCGGCTTTCAAACGTTCATTAACGTTGGTGGGGTCGTTGGCCTTATTCCGATTACAGGGGTGCCGCTGCCGCTCGTCAGCTATGGGGGAACGTCGCTTGTCCTGACCATGGCTTCGCTCGGTCTGCTTGTGAACATTTCTATGTTTGCAAAGTACGAACAACGGTATAAAAAAGCGGAAAAAACGATGGTCAGCAAACAGAAAAGAGGTCTGACTTTTTAG